A stretch of Plesiomonas shigelloides DNA encodes these proteins:
- a CDS encoding AI-2E family transporter → MSEGNNREAGVRCTVWLAALVVILAGVKIASEIVVPFLLALFIAIVCHPVVDLMVRRRVPRIVAILLVLSVVVFALLLLGGLLGASINDFTRTIPQYKDQITQQVYHVLALAEKLNITISSEQIHQMFDPSVIVKTVSRIVSSFSGIMANVFLLLLTVVFMLFEAPAAKGKIHLALDDPEMGLKHVDRVLDSVNRYLAIKTWVSLLTGVLAWGLLSGLDVRYAVLWGTLAFLLNYIPNIGSVIAAIPPVLQALLLNGVPEASGVALGYVVINLLCGNVLEPRYMGRGLGLSTLVVFLSLIFWGWLLGSVGMLLSVPLTMAVKVALEASPAHRKLAILLGDGREVENSCNGLSIQPPSHPE, encoded by the coding sequence ATGTCAGAGGGTAATAACCGCGAGGCGGGAGTTCGCTGTACGGTATGGTTGGCGGCGCTGGTGGTGATTTTAGCCGGCGTGAAAATTGCCTCAGAGATTGTGGTGCCATTTTTACTGGCGCTCTTTATCGCCATTGTATGTCATCCGGTGGTGGATTTGATGGTGCGCCGCCGTGTGCCGCGCATTGTGGCGATTTTGCTGGTCCTCAGCGTAGTGGTGTTTGCATTGCTGCTACTGGGTGGCTTGTTGGGGGCATCGATTAATGATTTCACCCGCACCATCCCACAGTATAAGGATCAGATCACGCAGCAGGTGTACCACGTACTGGCGCTGGCCGAGAAGCTGAATATCACTATCTCGTCTGAGCAAATCCACCAGATGTTTGACCCGAGCGTGATTGTGAAAACGGTCAGTCGGATTGTCTCTAGCTTTTCCGGCATCATGGCTAATGTCTTTTTGCTGCTGTTGACCGTGGTGTTCATGTTGTTTGAAGCGCCAGCGGCCAAAGGCAAAATTCATCTAGCACTGGACGATCCCGAGATGGGGCTCAAGCATGTGGATCGGGTGCTGGACAGCGTTAACCGCTATCTGGCGATCAAAACCTGGGTGAGTTTGTTAACCGGGGTGCTGGCGTGGGGGCTGCTTTCTGGCTTAGACGTGCGTTATGCCGTGCTGTGGGGCACCTTGGCCTTCTTGCTTAACTACATTCCGAATATTGGATCGGTGATTGCGGCAATCCCACCGGTGTTACAAGCCTTGTTGCTCAATGGCGTGCCGGAAGCCTCTGGCGTGGCGCTGGGTTATGTGGTGATCAATTTGCTGTGTGGCAATGTGCTCGAGCCGCGTTATATGGGCCGTGGTTTGGGGCTGTCGACGTTGGTGGTTTTCTTATCATTGATTTTCTGGGGCTGGTTATTGGGCTCGGTAGGCATGTTGCTCTCGGTACCTCTAACCATGGCGGTGAAAGTAGCGCTGGAAGCCAGCCCCGCCCATCGTAAGCTGGCTATCTTGCTTGGCGATGGCCGCGAGGTAGAAAACTCCTGCAACGGATTATCGATACAGCCGCCATCCCATCCCGAGTGA
- a CDS encoding TIGR01777 family oxidoreductase, whose translation MNILITGATGLIGRALTRVLKEHHQLTILTRDTDRARSVLGSNMVFWNSLGDRTSLDGIDAVINLAGEPIADKRWTEERKQLLCHSRWDLTEKLSQLINASETPPHTFLSGSAVGFYGRQGEVCVEEDDPPHEEFTHALCARWEALALQAQSPQTRVCLMRTGIVLSTQGGALAKMLPAYRLGLGGPLGSGLQYMPWIHIDDMVAAIVFLLENPTLQGPFNMTAPYPARNYDFSAALAEVLDKPHFMKVPAMALEMTMGESASLVLTGQKALPTRLNKAGFHFRYTDLHEALASLLKAQPN comes from the coding sequence ATGAACATTCTGATCACCGGCGCTACCGGCCTGATTGGCCGAGCCCTAACTCGGGTTCTTAAAGAGCATCATCAACTGACCATTCTGACCCGTGACACCGATCGTGCCCGATCGGTATTAGGCAGCAACATGGTGTTCTGGAATTCGCTCGGTGATCGAACGTCACTTGATGGTATTGATGCGGTCATCAATTTGGCCGGTGAGCCGATTGCCGACAAGCGCTGGACCGAGGAGCGCAAACAACTGCTCTGTCACAGCCGTTGGGATTTAACCGAAAAACTCAGTCAGCTGATTAACGCGAGCGAGACGCCGCCGCACACCTTTTTATCTGGCTCAGCAGTCGGTTTTTATGGCCGTCAGGGGGAAGTGTGCGTCGAGGAAGATGATCCGCCGCACGAGGAGTTTACTCACGCATTGTGCGCACGTTGGGAGGCATTAGCGCTGCAAGCGCAAAGCCCACAAACGCGGGTGTGCCTGATGCGCACCGGCATTGTGCTATCAACCCAAGGCGGAGCGTTAGCCAAAATGCTGCCGGCCTATCGGTTAGGCCTCGGCGGGCCACTGGGTAGCGGATTACAATATATGCCGTGGATCCACATCGATGATATGGTCGCTGCGATTGTCTTTTTGTTAGAAAACCCGACGCTGCAAGGACCATTTAACATGACAGCCCCTTATCCTGCGCGTAACTATGATTTCAGTGCCGCGCTGGCCGAGGTGCTGGATAAACCACATTTTATGAAAGTACCGGCGATGGCATTAGAGATGACCATGGGCGAATCGGCCAGCCTCGTGTTAACCGGCCAAAAAGCGCTGCCGACGCGCCTGAATAAAGCCGGTTTCCATTTTCGCTATACCGATTTACACGAGGCATTGGCCAGTTTACTCAAAGCGCAGCCCAATTAA
- a CDS encoding SDR family oxidoreductase: protein MHSTDTPSSAPIDNHSILITGCSSGMGYETAVALHRAGYNVIASCRDPADVARLQGEGLFCVQLDLRDSDSIARAVADTLAHTGGTLYALFNNGAYGQPGAVEDLPRAALREQFETNLFGWHELTCALLPVMRRQGYGRIIQNSSILGLVAMKYRGAYNASKFALEGLTDTLRLELRGSGIHVSLIEPGPVATRFRPNALAAFERNIALNDSVHQAAYQQQIARLSKAGISNRFTLPAESVVPLVRHALESPRPKARYPLTTPTTVFSFLRRALPVRWLDALLARGD from the coding sequence ATGCACAGCACTGATACGCCATCCTCGGCCCCCATCGATAACCACTCCATACTGATCACCGGTTGCTCATCGGGGATGGGCTATGAAACGGCGGTGGCCTTGCACCGCGCCGGTTATAACGTGATTGCCAGCTGTCGCGATCCGGCGGATGTTGCCCGCTTGCAAGGGGAAGGGCTGTTTTGCGTCCAACTGGATTTGCGTGACAGCGACAGCATCGCGCGCGCCGTGGCTGACACGCTGGCGCACACCGGCGGCACCCTGTATGCCCTGTTTAACAACGGCGCGTATGGCCAGCCCGGCGCAGTGGAAGATTTACCGCGCGCGGCCCTGCGTGAGCAATTTGAAACCAACCTGTTCGGCTGGCATGAGCTGACCTGTGCCCTGTTGCCGGTCATGCGTCGCCAAGGTTATGGCCGCATCATCCAAAATAGCTCGATTCTGGGGTTGGTGGCGATGAAGTATCGCGGCGCGTACAACGCCAGCAAATTTGCCCTCGAAGGGCTGACCGACACCTTACGCCTTGAGCTGCGCGGCAGTGGCATTCATGTCAGTTTGATTGAGCCCGGCCCTGTGGCAACGCGATTTCGCCCTAACGCGCTGGCCGCGTTTGAGCGCAATATTGCACTGAATGACAGCGTCCATCAGGCGGCATATCAGCAGCAGATTGCGCGGCTGTCTAAAGCTGGCATCAGCAATCGCTTTACCCTACCCGCTGAATCGGTGGTACCGCTGGTGCGTCATGCGCTGGAAAGCCCACGCCCGAAAGCACGCTATCCGCTGACGACACCGACTACAGTGTTCAGCTTCTTACGCCGTGCGCTGCCGGTACGTTGGTTAGATGCGCTACTGGCACGCGGAGATTAG
- the adhE gene encoding bifunctional acetaldehyde-CoA/alcohol dehydrogenase produces MAVTNLAELDALVARVKKAQQEFANFSQEQVDTIFRAAALAANNARIPLAQMAVEESGMGIIEDKVIKNHFASEYIYNKYKDEKTCGILSEDDEFGTITIAEPVGIICGIVPTTNPTSTAIFKSLISLKTRNAIIFSPHPRAKNSTNTAAKLVLDAAIAAGAPKDIIGWIDEPSVELSNALMRHDDINLILATGGPGMVKAAYSSGKPAIGVGAGNVPVVIDETADVKRAVASVLMSKTFDNGVVCASEQAVIVVDSVYDQVKERFASHKGHVLSKEDADKVRKVILINGALNAKIVGQPAVKIAEMAGVTVPADTKILIGEGVKICEEEEFAHEKLSPLLGMFRAKDFEEAVQMACQMVNLGGIGHTSGLYTDQDRNADRVKYFGEQMKTARILINTPTTQGGIGDLYNFAMAPSLTLGCGSWGGNSISENVGPKHLINKKTVAKRAENMLWHKLPKSIYFRRGSLPIALGDLEGKKRAMVVTDRFLFNNGYADEVVRLLKGLKMEVEVFYEVEADPTLSVVRKGAEMANSFKPDVIVALGGGSPMDAAKIMWVMYEHPNTHFEELAMRFMDIRKRIYKFPKMGVKAELVCITTTSGTGSEVTPFAVVTDDRTGVKYPLADYELTPNMAIVDANLVMNMPKSLCAFGGVDAVTHAMEAYVSVLANEYSDGQALQALKLLKEYLPASYKLGAQDPVAREKVHNAATIAGIAFANAFLGVCHSMAHKLGAEFHIPHGLANALLISNVIRYNANDNPTKQTAFSQYDRPQARRRYAEVADHLGLTAAGDRTAAKIEKLLHWLDSLKAELGIPASIRDAGVNEADFLAKVDALAVEAFDDQCTGANPRYPLISELKQVLLDSYYGRPYVEQTAQVEAPVKAKAEKAAKAK; encoded by the coding sequence GTAGAAGAGTCCGGCATGGGCATCATCGAAGATAAAGTTATCAAGAACCACTTTGCATCCGAGTACATCTACAACAAGTACAAGGACGAAAAAACCTGCGGTATTCTGAGCGAAGACGACGAGTTCGGTACCATCACCATCGCTGAGCCAGTGGGCATCATCTGCGGTATCGTACCAACCACTAACCCAACGTCTACGGCGATCTTCAAATCCCTGATCTCCTTGAAAACCCGTAACGCCATCATCTTCTCTCCGCACCCACGTGCGAAGAACTCCACAAACACCGCCGCTAAGCTGGTATTAGACGCCGCCATTGCTGCTGGCGCGCCAAAAGACATCATCGGCTGGATTGATGAGCCATCTGTTGAACTGTCTAACGCGCTGATGCGTCACGACGACATCAACCTGATCCTGGCCACCGGTGGCCCAGGCATGGTGAAAGCGGCCTACTCTTCTGGTAAGCCTGCTATCGGTGTAGGTGCTGGTAACGTACCTGTTGTTATCGATGAAACTGCCGATGTTAAGCGTGCAGTGGCTTCCGTGCTGATGTCTAAAACCTTCGATAACGGCGTTGTGTGTGCTTCCGAGCAAGCCGTGATCGTAGTTGACTCTGTATATGACCAAGTGAAAGAGCGTTTCGCCTCTCACAAAGGCCATGTGCTGTCAAAAGAAGACGCCGACAAAGTACGTAAAGTTATCCTGATCAACGGTGCGCTGAACGCGAAGATCGTGGGTCAGCCAGCAGTTAAGATCGCTGAAATGGCCGGTGTTACCGTGCCAGCAGATACTAAGATCTTGATCGGTGAAGGCGTGAAAATCTGCGAAGAAGAAGAATTCGCGCACGAAAAACTGTCTCCGCTGCTGGGTATGTTCCGCGCTAAAGACTTCGAAGAAGCCGTGCAGATGGCTTGCCAGATGGTTAACTTGGGCGGTATCGGCCACACCTCTGGTTTGTACACTGACCAAGACCGCAACGCAGACCGCGTGAAGTACTTCGGCGAGCAGATGAAAACTGCCCGTATCCTGATCAACACCCCAACCACTCAAGGTGGTATCGGTGACCTGTACAACTTCGCGATGGCACCGTCTCTGACTCTGGGTTGCGGTTCATGGGGTGGTAACTCCATCTCTGAAAACGTGGGTCCTAAGCACCTGATCAACAAGAAGACAGTCGCAAAACGGGCAGAAAATATGCTGTGGCACAAACTTCCAAAATCTATCTACTTCCGTCGTGGCTCACTGCCAATCGCACTGGGTGATCTGGAAGGTAAAAAACGTGCAATGGTCGTGACTGACCGCTTCCTGTTCAACAACGGCTACGCTGACGAAGTTGTTCGTCTGCTGAAAGGCCTGAAGATGGAAGTGGAAGTGTTCTACGAAGTAGAAGCTGACCCAACGCTGTCTGTTGTACGCAAAGGCGCTGAAATGGCGAACTCCTTTAAGCCTGACGTTATCGTTGCGCTGGGCGGTGGTTCACCAATGGATGCCGCGAAGATCATGTGGGTGATGTACGAGCATCCAAACACTCACTTCGAAGAACTGGCAATGCGCTTCATGGATATCCGTAAGCGTATCTACAAGTTCCCGAAAATGGGCGTGAAAGCTGAACTGGTATGTATCACTACCACTTCCGGTACTGGCTCTGAAGTGACTCCATTTGCGGTAGTAACTGATGACCGTACTGGCGTGAAATACCCACTGGCTGACTACGAGCTGACACCAAACATGGCGATTGTTGATGCCAACTTGGTGATGAACATGCCTAAGTCTCTGTGTGCGTTCGGTGGTGTTGATGCCGTAACTCACGCCATGGAAGCTTACGTGTCCGTTCTGGCGAACGAATACTCTGACGGCCAAGCACTGCAAGCGCTGAAGCTGCTGAAAGAATACCTGCCAGCAAGCTACAAACTGGGTGCGCAAGATCCAGTTGCTCGTGAGAAAGTGCACAACGCTGCCACCATCGCCGGTATCGCGTTTGCGAACGCCTTCCTGGGTGTGTGTCACTCCATGGCGCACAAGCTGGGTGCTGAGTTCCACATTCCACACGGCTTGGCGAACGCCCTGCTGATCAGCAACGTCATTCGCTACAACGCGAACGACAACCCAACCAAGCAAACTGCGTTCTCTCAGTACGACCGTCCGCAAGCACGTCGTCGTTACGCAGAAGTGGCTGACCACTTGGGTCTGACTGCTGCCGGTGACCGCACTGCCGCTAAGATTGAGAAACTGCTGCACTGGTTGGATAGCCTGAAAGCTGAGCTGGGTATCCCTGCTTCTATCCGCGATGCCGGTGTTAACGAAGCTGACTTCCTGGCTAAAGTGGATGCGCTGGCAGTTGAAGCCTTCGATGACCAGTGTACTGGTGCGAACCCTCGCTACCCACTGATCAGCGAACTGAAGCAAGTTCTGCTGGATTCTTACTACGGTCGTCCATACGTTGAGCAAACCGCTCAAGTTGAAGCGCCAGTAAAAGCGAAAGCTGAGAAAGCGGCGAAAGCGAAGTAA
- the folX gene encoding dihydroneopterin triphosphate 2'-epimerase gives MQGKPTQEQSLSEKSTDAVIRIKNLRLRTYIGFNEEEMKNTQDVVINVEIHYPASQASLSDNVADALNYRTITKAIIAHVENNRFLLLERLTKDILDIASGHEWVTFASAEVDKPHALRYADSVSLTLSYRKE, from the coding sequence ATGCAAGGAAAACCAACGCAAGAACAATCCCTGTCTGAGAAATCTACCGATGCGGTGATCCGTATCAAGAACCTGCGCCTGCGCACTTACATCGGCTTTAATGAAGAAGAGATGAAAAACACGCAGGATGTGGTGATCAATGTGGAGATTCACTATCCCGCATCGCAAGCCAGCTTGAGCGATAACGTGGCCGACGCACTGAACTATCGCACCATTACCAAAGCCATTATTGCGCACGTAGAGAATAACCGTTTCTTGCTGCTCGAGCGCCTGACCAAAGACATTCTGGACATCGCCAGCGGCCATGAGTGGGTCACGTTTGCCAGCGCGGAAGTGGATAAGCCACACGCTCTGCGCTATGCCGATTCTGTATCCTTGACCCTGAGCTACCGTAAGGAATAA